Proteins from one Staphylococcus sp. IVB6214 genomic window:
- the mraZ gene encoding division/cell wall cluster transcriptional repressor MraZ — translation MFMGEYENKLDVKGRMIVPSKFRYDLNERFIITRGLDKCLFGYTLEEWQTIEDKMKTLPMTKRDARKFMRMFFSGAVEVEIDKQGRINIPAKLREYANLDKECTVIGVSNRIEIWDRATWNDFYDESEENFEEIAEDLIDFDF, via the coding sequence ATGTTCATGGGCGAATATGAAAATAAGCTTGATGTTAAAGGGCGAATGATTGTTCCGTCTAAGTTTCGTTATGACTTAAATGAACGTTTCATTATCACAAGAGGCCTTGATAAATGCTTGTTTGGTTACACACTTGAAGAATGGCAAACGATAGAAGACAAAATGAAAACCTTACCTATGACAAAACGTGATGCGCGTAAATTTATGCGTATGTTCTTCTCAGGTGCTGTCGAAGTGGAAATAGACAAGCAAGGACGTATAAATATTCCAGCGAAATTACGCGAATATGCCAATCTTGATAAGGAATGTACCGTTATTGGTGTTTCCAATCGTATCGAGATTTGGGATCGTGCAACTTGGAATGATTTTTACGATGAATCTGAAGAGAATTTTGAAGAAATCGCAGAAGATTTAATTGATTTTGATTTTTAA
- the rsmH gene encoding 16S rRNA (cytosine(1402)-N(4))-methyltransferase RsmH translates to MFHHISVLLKETVDQLNIKEDGVYIDCTLGGAGHSQYLLSQLSDEGRLIAIDQDTTAIEHAKDKLQDHLHKVTFVHSNFRHLNQILVDLEIEKVDGILYDLGVSSPQLDVPERGFSYHHDAKLDMRMDQTQALSAYEVVNEWSYEDLVKIFFRYGEEKFSKQIARKIEAKREVQPITTTLELVECIKEGIPAKARRKGGHPAKRVFQAIRIAVNDELAAFEDSLEQAIECVKVGGRISVITFHSLEDRLCKQMFQEYEKGPDVPRGLPVLPEAYTPKLKRVNRKPIVASDSDLLDNNRARSAKLRVAEILK, encoded by the coding sequence GTGTTTCATCACATTAGCGTTTTACTTAAAGAAACAGTCGATCAACTAAATATCAAAGAAGATGGTGTCTATATTGACTGTACGCTAGGTGGTGCTGGACACTCGCAATACCTTTTGAGTCAACTGTCTGATGAAGGGCGTTTAATCGCCATCGATCAAGATACAACAGCCATAGAACATGCAAAAGACAAGTTGCAAGATCACTTGCATAAAGTGACTTTTGTACACAGTAATTTTAGACATTTAAATCAAATATTAGTTGATTTAGAGATAGAGAAAGTTGACGGCATTTTATACGACTTGGGCGTTTCAAGTCCGCAACTTGATGTGCCAGAACGTGGTTTTAGTTACCATCACGATGCCAAGCTCGATATGAGAATGGATCAAACACAGGCGCTTTCAGCATATGAAGTTGTGAATGAATGGTCTTATGAAGACTTAGTCAAAATCTTTTTCCGATATGGAGAAGAGAAGTTTTCTAAACAAATCGCACGGAAAATTGAAGCAAAACGTGAAGTGCAACCGATCACAACAACGTTAGAACTTGTGGAGTGCATCAAAGAAGGCATTCCTGCCAAAGCAAGACGCAAAGGTGGTCATCCAGCAAAACGTGTTTTCCAAGCAATTCGTATTGCGGTGAATGATGAGTTGGCAGCGTTTGAAGATTCACTTGAGCAAGCGATTGAATGTGTGAAGGTGGGGGGACGTATCTCAGTGATCACGTTCCATTCGTTAGAAGATCGTTTGTGTAAGCAGATGTTTCAAGAGTATGAGAAGGGGCCAGATGTTCCAAGAGGGTTACCTGTACTTCCTGAAGCTTATACGCCGAAATTGAAACGTGTCAATCGCAAGCCAATCGTAGCGAGCGATTCAGACTTGCTAGATAACAATCGAGCAAGAAGTGCCAAACTGCGCGTTGCAGAAATATTAAAATAA